A portion of the Bacteroides faecium genome contains these proteins:
- a CDS encoding DUF3857 domain-containing protein, translated as MKNIHYYIITLVVLLLTVAPVKAASEAEFGKLHKTYILHADGSQEMRVQKELTLFTHAAMNRLYGESFIIYNPEFQELKIHESYTRQKDGNIVKTPENAFVEVLPSAAADAPAYNGLKEMVVVHTGLELGATIYLDYSVITRPGYLPELDVCEQVEELSPIKEYVLSLSVPESKSLHYELLNGKTAPAVKTAGGVKTVTWTLKNVQPRPYMLDVSLPAGNVQAIVASTYASKGHALKVIKQQFESNGREVSELAKKLTANAQSPEQKTKQLTAYVQGLGNCRLSLSQTGYRLRPAAEVIRSAYGTEAEKAALLAALQQASDIQTEIKVVFPKTVNKDAAGLAAVSKLFVTDNAIADMQDFVSVVNMDAQPIALKTVSHIISQTDTLRVTAKTGKALEAGYRRFELPQARSGWAAYEGRSTTMNTTRPVNLLLRYLPDETYTCIVKVTDGMKPVVLPTDKKIENPVGSIEVTVKRTADEIEIVRTLKLKKQLITPAEYPAYYRLMSEWMDADKSTVLFQVAK; from the coding sequence ATGAAAAATATACATTATTATATAATTACACTGGTAGTACTGCTGCTTACAGTAGCTCCGGTGAAAGCGGCATCCGAAGCCGAATTTGGGAAATTGCACAAAACTTACATTTTGCATGCTGATGGTAGCCAGGAGATGCGTGTACAAAAGGAACTGACACTATTTACTCATGCAGCAATGAATCGTCTGTATGGTGAAAGTTTTATTATTTATAATCCGGAGTTTCAGGAATTGAAGATTCACGAATCTTACACCCGTCAGAAAGACGGCAATATTGTAAAGACACCCGAAAATGCTTTTGTGGAAGTACTTCCTTCTGCGGCAGCCGATGCTCCGGCATATAATGGTTTGAAAGAAATGGTCGTAGTCCATACCGGATTGGAGTTGGGAGCTACTATTTATCTGGATTACTCTGTTATTACCCGCCCGGGCTATCTACCCGAACTGGACGTGTGCGAACAGGTGGAAGAACTTTCTCCAATCAAAGAATATGTACTTTCATTGTCAGTGCCCGAAAGTAAGTCTTTGCATTACGAATTATTGAATGGAAAGACTGCTCCGGCAGTGAAAACTGCGGGTGGTGTAAAAACAGTGACCTGGACATTGAAGAATGTGCAACCACGTCCTTATATGCTTGACGTTTCTTTGCCGGCAGGCAATGTGCAGGCTATTGTAGCTTCTACTTATGCTTCAAAAGGCCATGCCTTGAAGGTGATTAAACAACAATTCGAGAGTAACGGAAGGGAAGTTTCAGAATTGGCAAAGAAACTGACTGCCAACGCACAAAGCCCGGAGCAAAAAACGAAACAACTCACTGCTTACGTACAAGGATTAGGAAACTGCCGTTTGTCATTGTCGCAAACCGGATACCGTTTGCGTCCGGCAGCCGAAGTGATTCGCTCGGCTTATGGGACGGAAGCGGAGAAAGCGGCTTTGTTGGCTGCTTTGCAGCAAGCAAGCGATATTCAGACTGAAATAAAGGTTGTTTTTCCTAAAACAGTGAATAAGGATGCAGCGGGACTTGCTGCTGTCAGCAAACTGTTTGTTACTGATAATGCAATTGCTGATATGCAGGATTTTGTTTCAGTTGTCAATATGGACGCTCAACCAATAGCTTTAAAAACGGTTTCTCATATTATTTCGCAAACCGACACATTGCGGGTGACTGCAAAAACCGGAAAAGCTTTGGAAGCAGGTTACCGGAGATTCGAACTGCCCCAGGCGCGGAGCGGCTGGGCTGCTTATGAAGGACGTTCAACAACTATGAATACAACTCGTCCGGTTAATCTGCTATTGCGATACTTGCCCGATGAAACTTATACTTGTATTGTGAAAGTTACCGATGGGATGAAACCGGTAGTGTTACCGACTGATAAAAAGATTGAAAATCCTGTCGGTAGCATAGAAGTTACAGTGAAAAGAACGGCAGATGAAATAGAAATTGTCCGTACCTTGAAACTGAAAAAGCAATTGATAACTCCGGCAGAATATCCGGCATACTATCGCTTGATGTCGGAATGGATGGATGCTGATAAAAGCACTGTACTCTTTCAAGTTGCAAAGTAG